The following proteins come from a genomic window of Larimichthys crocea isolate SSNF chromosome III, L_crocea_2.0, whole genome shotgun sequence:
- the heatr5b gene encoding HEAT repeat-containing protein 5B isoform X2, whose product MELAHSLLLNEDALAQITEAKRPVFIFEWLRFLDKVLVAANRVDVKEKQKKLVEQLTGLISSAPGPPTRKLLAKNLATLYSIGDTFTVFQTLDKCNEIIKSKDDTPAYLPTKLAAVACVGAFYEKMGRMLGSSFPDTINNLLKALKSAESQGRGEILLSLQKVLSGLGGAAASCHRDIYKNARSLLTDRSMAVRCAVAKCLLELQNEAVFMWTTELENVATLCFKALEGSNYGVRVAVAKLLGTVMATALMPKQAAVMRQNVKRATLEEVLELMATGFLRGGSGFLKSGGEMLKGGGSVSREVRVGVTQAYVVFVTTLGGQWLERNFATFLSHVLDLVSHPRATQTHVEAVYSRRCVSFMLRATLGGLLGEKAQIAAGKEICQAISKQMRAVEAVVNDISGENKAGAADVSASQHVMVCALKELGSLVQSLSATASPLIQEPSIGLLETVTSVLLHPSMAARLAAAWCLRCVAVALPYQLTPLLDRCAERINNLKSSPEAVSGYSFAMAALLGGVHQCPLGIPHSKGKLVVSIAEDLLRTAAQNSRLSLQRTQAGWLLLGALMTLGPSLVRYHLPKMLLLWRNVFPRSQKELEAEKARGDSFTWQVTLEGRAGALCAMRSFVAHCPELLTEDVIRRLMTPIECAMTMMSHVPAIIKVHGAHLKASAAMVRLRLYDILALLPPKTYEGSFNALLRELVAEFTLTDNSANTTTSLLRSLCHYDDSVLMGSWLQETDHKSIEDQLQPNSASGSGALEHDPSSIYLRVPVGEAIPGPLPLGVSVIDASVALFGVVFPHVSFKHRLQMLDHFAECIKQAKGVRQQAVQLNIFTAVLSALKGLAENKSTLGPEEVRKSALALVMGALDNPNPILRCAAGEALGRMAQVVGEATFIARMAQTSFDKLKSARDVVSRTGHSLALGCLHRYVGGIGSGQHLKTSVSILLALAQDGSSHEVQTWALHSLALIVDSSGPMYRGYVEPTLSLVLTLLLTVPPSHTEVHQCLGRCLGALITTVGPELQGNGATISTIRSSCLVGCAIMQDHSDSLVQAAAISCLQQLHMFAPRHVNLSSLVPCLCVHLCSSHLLLRRAAVACLRQLAQREAAEVCEYAMSLAKRAGDSKDTTIKLNITETGLEGVLFGMLDRETDRKLCSDIHDTLGHMLSSLAVEKLSHWLKLCKDVLAATTDVGGAVVFEVEKDEEDSEKKDEMDDDTMFTGLGEDDKSKPSVAPRWVTRVFAADCLCRIILLCENDKAHFDLAAARSAQAKNPKGDQLVLHLSDLIRMAFMAATDHSNQLRMAGLQALEDIIKKFASVPEPEFPGHVILEQYQANVGAALRPAFSPDTPSDITAKACQVCSTWIGSGVVSDLNDLRRVHNLLVSSLDKVQAGKGSSSQLYSESATTMEKLAVLKAWAEVYVVSMKIKKEAESKPAKPVRNADDDEDEDDLGADVLPPDSLITLVQPELPSLSRLWLAMLRDYALLTLPAEFSSQLPPDGGAFYTPETIDTARLHYRSSWAPVLHAVALWLSSTGFGAGEEKEEVPSAPSKAPALSQGASFTTKTAEESVEDRMHLLLGVSIEFLCFPRPEEPIEHVMSCLQALFTLLESPWAKTHIAEDQLLAVELLNVLHRLLLTRDPPAVQLQVTAVVQETIRAAQDHLQRQRTSKGKEEEGEKDSQPSLGEGGETGELVPGKSLVFAAMELLVFILVRHLPQLNTRVKESPSHVALRPQRLPEESARLVANTVSILAGLPSLCSPAGGMTILPTVLFLITGVLRETAVKTADNSVPVPVSAALQGIKTIITSPLARVESMQTQWTGLVRSSLASVLENSQPDESRPDMDEVSMLTAITLFLLSASNELVGVTALQKGCMDRFRNALNSSDPWVQARCYQLLLSVFQHSSRALSTPYIHALAPLMVEKLKAVERSRPGTAAELQAVQEGIRVLENLVGMGEEQNRVQLLALLVPTLVSYLLDENAISSAPQVSKALHDFALQNLMRIGPLYPAAFKIVIGAAPELKIRLESAIRANQASSRAKAAARQAQPTVQAAPTIKLKTSFF is encoded by the exons ATGGAGCTGGCCCACAGTCTGCTGCTCAATGAAGATGCCCTGGCCCAGATCACTGAAGCAAAGAGGCCTGTCTTCATCTTCGAATGGCTCCGCTTCTTGGATAAAGTCCTAGTGGCAGCGAACAGG GTGGACGTgaaggagaagcagaagaagctgGTGGAGCAGCTGACGGGACTGATCAGCAGTGCCCCCGGACCACCAACGAGAAAACTGCTGGCCAAAAACCTTGCTACCCTCTACAGCATCGGCGACACCTTCACTGTTTTCCAGACTCTAGATAAATGCAACGAGATCATTAAAAGCAAAGATGACACGCCTGCGTACCTGCCGACAAAACT TGCTGCTGTGGCCTGTGTTGGAGCCTTTTATGAGAAGATGGGCAGGATGCTGGGAAGCTCATTTCCAGACACCATTAATAATCTTTTGAAGGCGTTAAAGAGTGCAGAG TCCCAAGGCAGAGGAGAGATCCTTCTCAGCCTGCAGAAGGTGCTCAGTGGACTGGGTGGAGCTGCAGCTTCGTGTCACAGAGATATCTACAAGAATGCTCGCTCTCTACTCACAGACAGGTCCATGGCTGTACGCTGTGCAGTAGCAAAG TGCCTGTTGGAGCTGCAGAATGAGGCAGTTTTCATGTGGACCACAGAACTGGAGAACGTGGCCACGTTATGTTTTAAAGCCTTGGAAGGATCTAACTATGGTGTTCGCGTGGCAGTGGCCAAACTGCTGGGGACAGTCATGGCCACTGCCCTGATGCCCAAACAAGCAGCCG TGATGCGTCAGAACGTGAAGCGGGCCACTCTGGAGGAGGTGCTGGAGCTAATGGCCACAGGTTTTCTACGTGGTGGATCTGGCTTCCtgaagagtggaggagagatgTTGAAGGGCGGTGGTTCTGTCAGCAGGGAGGTGCGGGTGGGCGTCACACAG GcctatgttgtgtttgtgactaCGCTTGGCGGCCAGTGGCTGGAACGCAACTTTGCCACATTCCTGTCCCACGTTTTGGACCTAGTGTCTCACCCACGGGCCACGCAAACACACGTTGAGGCTGTGTACTCGCGCCGTTGCGTCTCCTTCATGCTTCGTGCCACCCTGGGGGGCTTACTTGGAGAGAAAGCACAAATTGCAGCCGGCAAAGAAATCTGCCAAGCCATCAGCAAACAAATGAGGGCTGTGG aggCAGTTGTTAATGACATCAGTGGAGAGAACAAGGCAGGGGCAGCTGATGTCTCAGCCAGTCAGCATGTTATGGTGTGTGCCCTAAAAGAGCTGGGCAGCCTAGTTCAGAGCTTGAGTGCCACGGCTTCCCCACTCATCCAGGAGCCATCTATTG GACTCCTTGAAACTGtgacctctgtgctgctgcaccCAAGCATGGCAGCTCGATTAGCGGCGGCGTGGTGCTTACGCTGTGTTGCCGTGGCGCTGCCCTATCAGTTGACCCCTCTGCTGGACCGCTGTGCAGAAAGAATTAACAACCTGAAGAGTTCACCTGAGGCTGTGAGCGGCTACAGCTTTGCCATGGCTGCTCTGCTGGGAGGCGTACACCAGTGTCCACTGGGTATCCCCCACTCCAAGGGCAAG TTGGTGGTGAGTATAGCTGAAGACCTCCTGCGGACAGCTGCTCAGAATAGCCGACTGTCCCTGCAGCGCACACAAGCTGGATGGCTGCTGCTGGGTGCTCTCATGACTCTGG GTCCCTCCCTCGTGCGCTATCACCTTCCcaagatgctgctgctgtggaggaaCGTGTTTCCTCGCTCTCAGAAGGAGCTGGAGGCAGAGAAGGCCAGAGGGGACTCCTTCACCTGGCAGGTCACCCTGGAGGGCCGAGCTGGAGCACTTTGTG CCATGCGCAGTTTTGTGGCCCACTGTCCCGAGCTGCTTACAGAAGATGTGATCCGTAGACTGATGACTCCCATTGAATGTGCCATGACCATGATGTCACA TGTCCCTGCCATCATTAAGGTCCATGGTGCTCACCTGAAAGCAAGTGCAGCGATGGTGAGGCTGAGGTTGTACGACATCCTGGCTCTATTGCCTCCCAAGACCTACGAAG GCAGCTTCAACGCCCTCCTGAGGGAGCTGGTGGCCGAGTTCACCTTGACTGACAACTCGGCCAACACTACCACCTCCTTGCTGCGCTCTCTTTGTCACTATGACGACAGTGTGCTCATGGGTTCCTGGCTACAGGAGACTGACCACAAGTCCATAGAGGATCAG CTGCAGCCCAACAGCGCGTCTGGCAGCGGAGCTCTGGAACATGATCCTTCCTCCATCTACCTGCGTGTCCCTGTAGGCGAGGCCATCCCAGGGCCCCTCCCTTTGGGTGTGTCGGTCATCGATGCTTCAGTGGCTCTGTTCGGTGTTGTTTTCCCCCATGTGTCCTTCAAACACAG GCTGCAGATGCTAGACCACTTTGCAGAGTGTATAAAGCAGGCTAAAGGAGTTCGACAGCAGGCAGTCCAACTGAACATCTTTACTGCAGTGCTTAGTGCCCTCAAG GGTTTGGCTGAGAACAAAAGTACTCTGGGTCCTGAGGAGGTGCGTAAGTCGGCCTTGGCCCTGGTGATGGGAGCGTTGGACAATCCCAACCCCATCCTGCGCTGTGCTGCTGGGGAGGCCCTGGGCAGGATGGCTCAGGTGGTGGGAGAAGCCACATTCATCGCCAGAATGGCTCAGACCAGCTTTGACAA ACTGAAGTCAGCCCGTGATGTAGTATCAAGGACGGGCCATTCTTTGGCTCTTGGCTGCCTGCATCGATATGTCGGAGGAATTGGCTCAGGCCAGCATTTAAAGACAAGTGTCAGCATCCTATTGGCTCTGGCCCAGGATGGGTCCTCTCATGAGGTCCAG aCATGGGCTCTGCACTCTCTGGCTCTGATTGTGGATTCTAGCGGTCCAATGTACAGAGGCTACGTGGAGCCTACGCTGTCCCTGGTGCTCACTCTGCTCCTCACTGTGCCCCCGTCTCACACAGAGGTGCACCAATGTTTGGGCCGCTGTTTGGGAGCTCTCATCACCACTGTGGGACCAGAATTACAGG GAAATGGAGCCACTATCTCCACCATCCGATCATCCTGCCTGGTTGGTTGTGCCATAATGCAGGACCACTCTGACTCTCTCGTGCAAGCTGCTGCCATCTCATGTTTGCAGCAGCTGCACATGTTCGCTCCACGCCATGTCAACCTGTCCAGTCTGGTGCCCTGTCTTTGT GTGCACCTGTGTAGCTCTCACCTGTTGCTGCGCCGTGCTGCCGTGGCCTGCCTGAGACAGCTCGCtcagagagaggctgcagaggtCTGTGAGTACGCCATGAGCCTGGCAAAGAGAGCAGGAGACAGCAAAGACACTACAATCA AGCTGAACATCACAGAGACCGGTCTGGAGGGCGTTCTGTTTGGCATGCTGGATcgggagacagacaggaagctgtgTTCTGATATCCATGACACGCTGGGCCACATGCTGTCGTCTCTTGCTGTGGAAAAGCTTTCTCACTGGCTGAAACTCTGCAAGGATGTCCTGGCTGCAACTACAG ATGTAGGAGGAGCTGTTGTATTCGAGGTGGAAAAAGACGAGGAGGACTCGGAGAAAAAAGACGAGATGGACGATGACACCATGTTCACAGGCCTGGGCGAAGATGACAAGTCCAAGCCTTCTGTGGCGCCGCGCTGGGTGACACGGGTATTTGCCGCGGACTGCTTGTGCCGTATCATCCTGCTGTGTGAGAATGACAAAGCGCACTTTGACCTGGCAGCTGCCCGGTCTGCACAAGCCAAGAACCCCAAAG GAGATCAACTGGTGTTGCATTTGTCTGACCTGATCCGCATGGCCTTCATGGCGGCCACAGACCACAGTAACCAGCTGAGGATGGCCGGCTTGCAGGCCCTGGAGGACATCATTAAAAAGTTTGCCTCCGTACCAGAGCCTGAGTTCCCAGGCCACGTTATCCTGGAACAATACCAGGCCAAT GTGGGAGCTGCTCTCAGACCTGCATTTTCGCCTGATACACCGTCAGACATAACAGCTAAGGCATGCCAG GTGTGTAGTACGTGGATCGGTAGTGGCGTAGTCAGTGATCTCAACGACCTGCGGCGTGTCCACAACCTGCTTGTGTCGTCGCTGGACAAGGTGCAGGCTGGGAAGGGCTCATCCAGTCAGCTGTACAGTGAGAGTGCTACCACGATGGAGAAACTGGCCGTGCTAAAGGCGTGGGCCGAG gTGTATGTGGTGTCGATGAAGATCAAGAAAGAGGCTGAGTCTAAGCCTGCAAAGCCGGTCCGAAATGCAGATGATGACGAGGATGAGGACGATCTGGGCGCAGATGTGCTTCCACCTGACAGCCTCATCACTCTGGTGCAGCCAGAGCTGCCCTCACTGAGCCGCCTGTGGCTGGCCATGCTGCGAGACTACGCTCTGCTCACTCTGCCTGCTGAGTTTTCCAGTCAGCTGCCCCCTGATG gtgGAGCATTTTATACTCCGGAGACTATAGACACAGCAAGGCTCCACTATCGCAGTTCATGGGCTCCCGTCCTGCATGCTGTGGCCCTGTGGCTGAGCAGCACCGGATTTGGAGCTggtgaagagaaagaagaagtccCCTCAGCTCCCTCCAAGgctcctgctctctctcaaGGAGCCTCCTTCACCACAAAGACAGCTGAGGAATCAGTGGAAGACAGAATGCATCTATTGTTGG gtgtcaGTATAGAGTTTCTTTGCTTCCCCCGACCTGAGGAGCCCATTGAACATGTGATGTCCTGCCTGCAGGCTCTGTTCACTCTGCTAGAATCTCCGTGGGCTAAGACCCATATCGCAGAGGACCAG CTGTTGGCTGTGGAGCTGCTGAACGTGCTCCACAGACTGCTGCTGACCCGGGATCCCCCTGCTGTACAGCTCCAGGTCACTGCTGTTGTACAGGAGACCATCAGGGCTGCACAGGACCATCTGCAGCGACAAAGGACCAGCAAGG gcaaagaggaagaaggcgAGAAAGACTCCCAGCCCAGCCtaggggaaggaggagaaacagggGAGCTCGTCCCTGGCAAGTCTCTGGTGTTTGCAGCCATGGAGCTGCTCGTGTTCATCCTGGTCCGCCACTTACCACAGCTTAATACACGTGTGAAGGAGTCACCCAGCCATGTGGCACTCAGGCCTCAGCGATTGCCTGAAGAAAGCGCACGCCTCGTGGCAAACACAGTTTCCATCCTGGCAGGGCTGCCTTCGCTCTGTTCTCCTGCTG GAGGCATGACCATTCTACCTACGGTACTCTTCCTGATCACGGGGGTGTTGAGAGAAACTGCAGTTAAGACCGCTGACAACTCGGTGCCTGTGCCCGTGTCAGCTGCCCTGCAGGGCATCAAGACCATCATCACCTCCCCACTGGCCCGGGTGGAGAGCATGCAGACACAGTGGACCGGCCTCGTGAGGAGCAGCCTGGCATCTGTACTGGAGAACTCACAGCCAg ATGAGTCCAGGCCTGACATGGATGAGGTCAGTATGTTGACAGCGATTACACTCTTTCTGCTGTCAGCCAGCAATGAACTTGTTGGAGTAACCGCCCTGCAGAAGGGATGCATGGACCGCTTCCGAAATGCCCTCAACTCAAGTGATCCTTGG GTTCAGGCACGGTGTtaccagctgctgctgtcagtgtttcagcacTCCAGCCGTGCCCTGTCTACTCCATACATCCACGCTCTGGCTCCACTCATGGTGGAGAAGCTGAAGGCAGTGGAGCGCAGTCGACCAGGGACTGCCGCTGAGTTGCAGGCTGTGCAGGAGGGCATCCGGGTCCTGGAGAATCTGGTTGGCATGGGTGAAGAGCAGAACA gGGTCCAGTTGCTGGCTCTTCTCGTACCAACTCTCGTCTCCTACCTTTTGGATGAAAATGCCATCTCGTCTGCACCCCAGGTCTCCAAAGCCCTGCATGATTTTGCTCTTCAGAACTTAATGCGGATTGGCCCCCTCTATCCAGCTGCCTTCAAGATAGTAATTGGTGCAGCACCTGAGCTTAAAATCCGTCTGGAATCTGCTATACGGGCCAACCAGGCCAGCAGCAGAGCCAAAGCTGCAGCCAGGCAAGCTCAGCCGACTGTGCAAGCTGCACCAACCATCAAACTCAAGACGAGTTTCTTCTAA